The sequence below is a genomic window from Persephonella sp..
AACCATAGATGATGCAAAAGCAATTATAGACGACTTAAGGGAGGTTATAAGATACCACGACTGGAGGTATTATGTTCTTGCAAATCCTGTTATATCAGACTACGAATATGACAAACTTTTCCATCTGCTAAAAAAAATAGAGCAAAAGTTTCCAGAGCTTATAACCCCCGACTCACCTACACAAAGGGTTGCTTCAGGTCTAACAAAAGAGTTTCCCCAGGTAAAGCATCTTGCCCCTATGCTTTCACTTGATAACTCTTACAACGAGGAAGACCTTAGAGATTTTGATAGAAGGGTAAAAGAGGCAACAGGTTTTGAAACGGTTGAGTATTCTGTAGAACCAAAATTTGATGGTGCAGGAATATCCCTTGTTTATGAGGATAACCTTTTTATTAGAGGTGCAACAAGAGGTGATGGTATTGTAGGGGAAGACATAACAAACAACCTTAAAACTATAAAAACCATACCCCTATCTGCAGACTTCAAAAGCTACGGAATTAAAAAGATTGAGATAAGGGGAGAAGTTCTTATAAGAAAAGATCTGTTCAAAAAGATAAATCAGGAAAGGTTAGAGGAGGGCTTACCCCCATTTGCAAACCCGAGAAATGCGGCGGCAGGTTCTATAAGGCTTCAAGACCCAAAAGAAGTAGCAAAAAGGGGTCTTGAGGCTTTTGTTTACCAGATAACATACGCTGTTGATCCTGAAGGAAACAACCTTTTAGGAACAAAGATAAAAAAACATAACGAATCTATCAGAATGCTGTATGAACTTGGTTTTAGATCTCCATTCAAGGAAATAAAGGTATGCAGAGGAATAGATGAGGTTATAGACTACTGCAGACAGTGGCAGGAAAAAAGGGACGAATATCCGTATGAACTGGACGGAATGGTCGTTAAGGTAAATGATATAGCCCTTTATGAAAAACTTGGCGTAACCTCACACCACCCCAGATGGGCTATAGCATTTAAATTCAAAGCAAGACAGGCAACGACAAGAATAATAAAGGTTGTTTTCCAGGTTGGAAGAACAGGTGCCGTAACACCTGTGGCTAAACTTGAACCTGTTGAGATAGGAGGAGTTACAGTATCATCAGTATCACTGATAAATGAAGATTTTATAAAAGAAAAAGATATAAGAATAGGAGATCTTGTTCTTATAGAGAGAGCTGGAGATGTTATACCTTATGTTGTTAAGGTAATAACAGAGGCAAGAACAGGAAAAGAAAAACCTATAGAATTTCCAAAAAACTGTCCTTCTTGCGGATCTCCTCTTGTTAAGCCTCCAGGAGAAGCAGTATGGAGATGCGTTAACATAAACTGTCCTGCCCAGGTTGTTGAGAGAATGATATATTTTGCATCAAAAGATGCAATGGACATAAGAGGGCTTGGGGAGGCTATAGTTAGAAAATTTTATGAGCTTGGTTATCTAAAATCCATTCCTGACATATACAGACTTCCATATGAGAAGATAAAAAAACTTGAAGGCTGGGGAGAAAAGTCTGTTGAAAACCTGAAAAAAGCTGTTGAGGAATCAAAACACAGACCTATAAACAGACTTATAACAGGATTAGGGATAAGATATGTTGGAAAAGTAACAGCAAAAACCCTTGCCGAACATATCAGATGTGTTGAAGATCTTGAGAAATGGTCTGTTGAAGAGCTTGAATCACTTCCTGACATAGGTTATGTGGTTGCAAGAAGCATTTACGACTTTTTCCACAATGAGCAGAACATCAATATGATAAAAGAGCTGAAAAGTTTAGGAGTTCAAACATGTAAGGAAAAAGAAGAAAAAGTTCAACATATATTTGATGGAAAAACATTTGTTTTTACAGGTGCTCTTAAATGCTGTTCAAGGGAAGTAGCACAGGAGATAGTTGAAAGGTTAGGGGGACATGCCACAAACTCTGTAAGCAGAAAAACAAGCTATGTTGTTGTGGGAGAAAATCCCGGATCAAAGTTTAGAAAAGCCCAGCAGCTTGGAGTTAAAACAATAAATGAAGAACAGTTTATCCAGATGATAAAAGATCACATTCCAGAGGATCTGAAAGAACATATAAATATCTAAAGTAATATTGACAAAATAAAAAAAAGTTTATATTATATTTGTCCTAATTGGGCGGTTAGCTCAGCTGGCCAGAGCACCTCCCTTACAAGGAGGGGGTCATAGGTTCGAATCCTATACCGCCCACTGCGGAGCCGTAGTTCAGCCTGGCCCAGAACGCCGGCCTGTCACGCCGGAGGTCGCGGGTTCGAATCCCGTCGGCTCCGCCATTAAATAAAACCGAGTTATCAAATGCATAGAAAAAGAAAAAAGAACGAATATATAGTTCACAATGTAGATCTTGCATTTGATATTCTTTTTTTTCTTGCAAAATATCCAAATACAACATTTGAAAATATACTGGAAAACATAGATTCCTCCTCTTATCAGATAGAAAAAATATTAGATGTTCTTATAAACAGAGGATACATAAATTTTAATCCTAAGAAAAAAACTTACTCGCTGGGAATAAAAAATTTTGAGGTTGGTTATTCCTACCTATCACATGTTGATATAAGAAACATAGCAAAACCTTATCTTCAATACTTAGGTGAAAAGTTTCAAGAAAATGTTTATCTTGCCGTAAGAAGTGGATTTGAGATTGTTTATATAGACTCCTATGAAGTAAACAGACCTGTGGTTGTCAAATCAAGGGTTGGAAGACTTCTTCCTTTATACGCTTCTGCTTCAGGTAAAATTCACCTTGCAGACATGGATCAGGACGAATTAGAAGAATTTTTCAGAGAAGAAAAACTTGTTCCATACACGAAAAAAACCATAACAGATAAAAAGGAACTTTTAAAACATATTGAAAAGGTAAAACAGCAGGGATATGCTGTAGACGATGAAGAATGGGAAGAAGAAGTAAGATGTTTATCTGTTCCTGTTAGAGATCATACAGGAAAGGTAACCGCTGCTGTTACACTATCTGCCCCTTCATGGAGAATTCCTTCAGAAGTCTTGACAGGAAAAATAAAAGATGAATTTATACAAAAAGCAAAAGAGCTTTCAGAAAGACTGGGTTATACAGAAGAATGAAAAAGAAACTAACAGAATATCTAATAAACCTTGTTAATATTCCCTCTGTTATAGGTAGTGAGAAAGAGATATGCGATTATGTAGAAAATTTTTCAAAAAGATATTATCCAGAAAAAAACATTATCAGATACAACAATTCCCTTATAGTTTACGATGAAATAAATCCATCAAAAAAAACCCTTGCACTTGTTGGGCATCTTGACACGGTTCCGGGAGAGAACGATTTTACCGGACAAATAATAGACGGAAAACTTTACGGTCTTGGTGCCTCTGATATGAAAGGCGGGTTGGCAGTTATGATGGGATTAATGGACTATTTTTCAGATAAATCAAAAAGATTTAACCTTATCTATGTTTTTTATGAAAAAGAGGAAGGACCTTATATAGAGAACGGTCTTGAGCCTCTTCTTACAGAGTTTGATATAATTCACAAAGCTGATCTTGCTGTAGCCCTTGAACCTACAGATAACAAAGTTCAGGTTGGGTGTCTTGGGACTTTGCATGCCTCAATAATATTTGAAGGGAAAAGAGCCCATTCAGCAAGACCGTGGCAGGGGGAAAATGCGATACACAAAGCTGCAGATTTTTTAAAAAGACTTGCAGATTACGGTATACACGAGTATGAGTTCAGCGGTATGAAATTTTTAGAGGTTATGAATGCCACCATGGTTGAGTTTTCAGGAGGCAGAAACATAATACCCGACAGATTTGTCATAAATGTTAACTACAGATTTGCCCCCGGAAAGAGTATAGATCAGGCAAAAGAGGATGTTATAAAGCTTGTCAATGGTGAGGCAAAGGTTGAGTTTACAGATCTGTGTCCCTCAGGAGCTGTATGCCTTTATAATCCGATACTTTCTGAATTTATAGAAAAATTCAGTTTGCCTGTAGAAGCAAAACAGGCATGGACAGATGTAGCAAGATTGTCCCTTCATGGAATAGATGCCGTCAATTTTGGTCCTGGAGACCCTTCACAGGCACACCAGAAAAATGAGTATATTCCTCTTCACAATCTTTTTAAAAACTTTAAGATTTTTCAATCATTTATAGAAATATAATCATATATAATATAATTATGAACTCTCCTGCTGTAAAGAAGCTGACATATACGGCTATTCTTATCGTGGCTTTTTCTTTTTTTGCTGCTTTCCTATACCAGATATATAGCCACAACATACTAATAATAAAAGCATACGAAACCAAATATGTTGAAAACAAGAATGCCCTGAATCTTCTAAAAAAAATGCAGGAAGAAGTTCTTTTCTCTGTCGCTTCATCAATAGGTGATGATCCCCACCTTAAAGAGGCGATAGTAAAAAACAGCAAAGATAAAGCCTACAAAATAGTTCAAAAAAAATGGGAAAAATTCAAACATATATTCAATTTGAGTGAAATCCATATTATCAAAAATGATGGTAAATCTTTTGTTAACTTTATTGATTACGGCGGTGGAGAGATTAAAGAAAAGGAAAATTATTATCTTCTAAATTTTAGAAAAGACATACAAAAATCAATAAAAACAGGTGAACCTGTCTCATCATTTTTTATATGCCGTTATTTTGCAGGCTTTAGATCCATATACCCTATCGTCAAGGACAAAAAATTAATAGGAGTTGTTTCTGTAGGAAAAAAGATTGAAAATATCATTCCTGTTATTAAAGGAGAGCTTCATAAAAACAGTTTTATTATCCTTGATTTAAAAAAACTAAAAGAATGTATTAAACCCCAGATAATTGAAAAAAAGATTAAAGGGAAAATCAGCATAAATAACTACTTAATAGTTGGATCAACAGGGACACATAACAAAGAATTTATACTAAAAAATCTGAGAAACAGGTTTTTTACATACGATCAAGATGGAAAAAGTTTTCTTTTTACCGTATTTCCTCTTGTAAATTTTGACGGAAATACAATTGGTTTTATGGTAATACAAAATGACGTGACTTACCTTGCCAGTAGTTTCAAAAGATCAATTGTAAACTTTAT
It includes:
- a CDS encoding diguanylate cyclase produces the protein MNSPAVKKLTYTAILIVAFSFFAAFLYQIYSHNILIIKAYETKYVENKNALNLLKKMQEEVLFSVASSIGDDPHLKEAIVKNSKDKAYKIVQKKWEKFKHIFNLSEIHIIKNDGKSFVNFIDYGGGEIKEKENYYLLNFRKDIQKSIKTGEPVSSFFICRYFAGFRSIYPIVKDKKLIGVVSVGKKIENIIPVIKGELHKNSFIILDLKKLKECIKPQIIEKKIKGKISINNYLIVGSTGTHNKEFILKNLRNRFFTYDQDGKSFLFTVFPLVNFDGNTIGFMVIQNDVTYLASSFKRSIVNFIFAYGILLIGIIVSIMFFGRSLGRRLSNIEKITEKLANREFKILEQEFEEKENKIDDIQRLKNNILKMGKDLHNYIIEINKQMMKLSEETFTDPMLNVLNRRAFIQLGNTEIEKAKMRNIPLSIMVLDLDRFKYINDTYGHAIGDKVLKDFVETVRKIISTRELFFRVGGEEFILLLPGADIKKAVEIGEKIRKSVEERKIKINGKTIGYTVSIGIAQMKPEDTDIYSLLHRADKMLYVAKRSGRNRIVY
- a CDS encoding IclR family transcriptional regulator, with product MHRKRKKNEYIVHNVDLAFDILFFLAKYPNTTFENILENIDSSSYQIEKILDVLINRGYINFNPKKKTYSLGIKNFEVGYSYLSHVDIRNIAKPYLQYLGEKFQENVYLAVRSGFEIVYIDSYEVNRPVVVKSRVGRLLPLYASASGKIHLADMDQDELEEFFREEKLVPYTKKTITDKKELLKHIEKVKQQGYAVDDEEWEEEVRCLSVPVRDHTGKVTAAVTLSAPSWRIPSEVLTGKIKDEFIQKAKELSERLGYTEE
- the ligA gene encoding NAD-dependent DNA ligase LigA, which translates into the protein MFTEEKQRELIQKTKQLLDITIDQIKTIDDAKAIIDDLREVIRYHDWRYYVLANPVISDYEYDKLFHLLKKIEQKFPELITPDSPTQRVASGLTKEFPQVKHLAPMLSLDNSYNEEDLRDFDRRVKEATGFETVEYSVEPKFDGAGISLVYEDNLFIRGATRGDGIVGEDITNNLKTIKTIPLSADFKSYGIKKIEIRGEVLIRKDLFKKINQERLEEGLPPFANPRNAAAGSIRLQDPKEVAKRGLEAFVYQITYAVDPEGNNLLGTKIKKHNESIRMLYELGFRSPFKEIKVCRGIDEVIDYCRQWQEKRDEYPYELDGMVVKVNDIALYEKLGVTSHHPRWAIAFKFKARQATTRIIKVVFQVGRTGAVTPVAKLEPVEIGGVTVSSVSLINEDFIKEKDIRIGDLVLIERAGDVIPYVVKVITEARTGKEKPIEFPKNCPSCGSPLVKPPGEAVWRCVNINCPAQVVERMIYFASKDAMDIRGLGEAIVRKFYELGYLKSIPDIYRLPYEKIKKLEGWGEKSVENLKKAVEESKHRPINRLITGLGIRYVGKVTAKTLAEHIRCVEDLEKWSVEELESLPDIGYVVARSIYDFFHNEQNINMIKELKSLGVQTCKEKEEKVQHIFDGKTFVFTGALKCCSREVAQEIVERLGGHATNSVSRKTSYVVVGENPGSKFRKAQQLGVKTINEEQFIQMIKDHIPEDLKEHINI
- the dapE gene encoding succinyl-diaminopimelate desuccinylase: MKKKLTEYLINLVNIPSVIGSEKEICDYVENFSKRYYPEKNIIRYNNSLIVYDEINPSKKTLALVGHLDTVPGENDFTGQIIDGKLYGLGASDMKGGLAVMMGLMDYFSDKSKRFNLIYVFYEKEEGPYIENGLEPLLTEFDIIHKADLAVALEPTDNKVQVGCLGTLHASIIFEGKRAHSARPWQGENAIHKAADFLKRLADYGIHEYEFSGMKFLEVMNATMVEFSGGRNIIPDRFVINVNYRFAPGKSIDQAKEDVIKLVNGEAKVEFTDLCPSGAVCLYNPILSEFIEKFSLPVEAKQAWTDVARLSLHGIDAVNFGPGDPSQAHQKNEYIPLHNLFKNFKIFQSFIEI